A region from the Bacteroidota bacterium genome encodes:
- a CDS encoding FixH family protein: MSKNGINWWPATIVFFFILLIGGLVHIVWVGKELFIPPVKDDYKTQQDFFQPESDRRQIQEKSGLDLKMAVSSLTTGPQTLSLSFYPSKMLNLETDTARIILYRATGTTPDQKILQLPSTDSTWVIPVQFTEKGEWFIRTTVPAGSFDFRKEFRMIIR; encoded by the coding sequence GTGAGTAAAAACGGAATTAACTGGTGGCCCGCCACCATTGTCTTTTTTTTCATTCTTCTCATTGGCGGATTGGTCCATATCGTGTGGGTTGGAAAAGAGTTGTTCATTCCGCCGGTTAAGGATGACTACAAGACCCAGCAGGACTTTTTTCAACCCGAATCGGATCGTCGCCAGATTCAGGAAAAATCGGGTTTGGATCTGAAAATGGCAGTCAGTTCCCTGACGACCGGTCCCCAAACCCTGAGTCTTTCGTTTTATCCATCAAAAATGTTGAATCTGGAAACCGATACCGCCAGAATTATCCTGTACAGGGCCACCGGGACCACACCTGACCAGAAAATTCTGCAACTTCCTTCAACTGACTCCACCTGGGTCATTCCTGTTCAATTCACAGAAAAAGGTGAATGGTTCATCCGAACCACCGTGCCCGCCGGATCCTTCGATTTCCGAAAAGAATTCAGGATGATCATTCGCTGA
- a CDS encoding GWxTD domain-containing protein produces the protein MKRVLKGLAWSLPILAGLIQGCAPSDSVREYISDQMNPFTRKHINYALYSMIRDNQSRIYFSLQIPRNEITFAQNGDSYHGSLQLRLQVSKITGTVVLDTTILIARQLKSYEETQQQVFEKIQVGLPLESGGFRVEGLVTDEISGSDYKITTVYTIDPKDYKIQLSSIRFLDSPNFGDVSVTKQLPIGPGREAQISFDIGHSGLDSLDARILLMITRVKSDTVIARPLYGLNPIMGSIETRGYKLTDPLYQFTLLDSSLTLHSTGTLSLNLPFPDTLKLGTYYATLLVKTSVQTYTSRKEVFHVFPETHPYIRNLHDAVSVVRYLATTSEFERIVSGGDSLLKSNFDAFWLNLTEGNPAVAKRKIAQFYERAEEANRFFSGYKPGWRTDLGMTYIVLGPPVMVEWTPTQLTWYYFYRRVGQNIPLIFTPIRVDDVIVGYTFDRFANYEDFWLETRRNWER, from the coding sequence ATGAAACGAGTTTTGAAGGGCCTTGCATGGAGTCTGCCAATCTTGGCAGGCCTGATTCAGGGCTGTGCACCTTCCGATTCGGTCAGAGAATATATCTCTGATCAGATGAATCCTTTCACCCGCAAACATATCAATTACGCCTTGTATTCAATGATCAGGGATAATCAATCCCGGATCTATTTCTCTCTGCAGATTCCCCGGAACGAAATCACCTTTGCGCAAAACGGGGATTCGTACCATGGTTCCCTTCAGCTCAGACTCCAGGTCAGTAAAATAACGGGAACGGTTGTACTCGATACCACCATTTTGATCGCAAGACAGTTGAAATCCTATGAGGAAACCCAGCAACAGGTCTTTGAGAAAATTCAGGTCGGACTTCCTCTGGAATCAGGTGGATTTCGGGTCGAAGGTTTGGTGACCGATGAAATTTCCGGATCAGATTATAAGATTACCACAGTTTACACCATCGACCCGAAAGACTACAAAATTCAGCTCTCTTCCATCCGGTTTCTCGATTCTCCTAACTTCGGGGATGTATCTGTGACCAAACAGCTTCCAATCGGACCGGGCAGGGAAGCCCAGATCTCTTTTGACATTGGTCATTCAGGTCTCGATTCGCTGGATGCCAGAATACTCTTGATGATCACCCGGGTTAAAAGTGATACCGTGATTGCACGACCCCTTTACGGATTGAATCCCATTATGGGCTCCATTGAAACCCGGGGCTATAAACTGACCGATCCGCTCTATCAGTTCACCCTGTTGGATTCATCCCTGACCCTTCATTCAACAGGGACTCTTTCGTTAAACCTTCCATTTCCCGATACACTGAAGCTGGGCACTTATTATGCCACATTGCTTGTAAAGACATCTGTTCAGACGTATACATCCAGAAAGGAAGTGTTCCACGTTTTTCCCGAAACTCATCCCTACATCAGAAACCTTCATGATGCTGTGTCGGTCGTTCGTTATCTGGCAACCACTTCTGAATTTGAACGGATTGTTTCCGGGGGAGACTCCCTGCTGAAATCCAACTTTGATGCTTTCTGGTTGAACCTGACTGAAGGCAACCCTGCCGTTGCCAAACGCAAAATTGCCCAATTCTATGAGCGGGCAGAAGAAGCCAACCGGTTTTTCTCAGGATATAAACCGGGTTGGCGCACCGATCTGGGCATGACCTACATTGTCCTTGGGCCTCCGGTCATGGTAGAATGGACTCCCACCCAACTGACCTGGTACTATTTTTACCGTCGGGTGGGCCAGAACATTCCATTGATATTCACTCCGATCCGGGTGGATGATGTCATAGTGGGGTATACTTTTGACCGGTTCGCCAATTATGAAGATTTCTGGCTAGAAACACGCAGAAACTGGGAGCGATAA
- a CDS encoding (2Fe-2S)-binding protein has translation MSLVCFCQSVGEQEVVAAILRGASSVEMLGHFTLAGTGCHSCHPDLERLLRLNRVKKDPDQDTQLSLNFPG, from the coding sequence ATGTCTCTCGTGTGCTTTTGTCAATCTGTGGGGGAACAGGAGGTGGTCGCAGCCATCCTCCGGGGAGCCTCTTCGGTGGAAATGCTGGGACATTTTACATTGGCTGGTACAGGTTGTCATTCATGCCATCCCGACCTGGAACGACTCCTCCGCCTGAATCGGGTAAAAAAGGACCCTGATCAGGATACACAACTTTCTCTTAACTTCCCCGGGTGA
- a CDS encoding 4Fe-4S binding protein: MRKVPYYYPEKGKFAARRRWTISLFFLIMIGIPFLVSDGISFFRFDVERMEYHLFFSVYSFTDFHIFLSLTLALTALLIWVTMVWGRIWCGWICPQTILTDFVRWFEKFWMPRQSIRGTERALRMAGTWFTIFLFICLVTLDIIWYFISPYEFSDRLSSGSVSVFLAGSLIVTFLVLFLDIAIVRQSFCEYICPYAKLQSAIFKPTTLIIGFDKSRENDCTQCTMCSRVCPAGIDIRDGLQMACIACGACIDACEPIMTRKGKENLVSYHSRETRQSLLHDNATLFGAGGVVLLLLTGFFVVTHQTVELTVTRNTDMVARQVGEDRVNGYWISADNHGKSPEWIRISVPDQRFSMIPAIDSVLVQAGERIRLPLMIRSRETDSVQTVTIRLQTRLQTTDFNQGFTRE; the protein is encoded by the coding sequence ATGCGCAAGGTCCCTTACTATTACCCTGAAAAAGGCAAATTTGCAGCCAGAAGACGGTGGACGATCAGTTTGTTTTTTCTGATCATGATTGGCATTCCGTTTTTAGTTTCCGATGGCATCAGCTTTTTCCGTTTTGATGTTGAACGGATGGAATATCATTTATTTTTCTCGGTTTATTCATTTACCGATTTCCATATTTTCCTGTCACTCACCCTGGCACTGACCGCTTTGCTGATCTGGGTAACCATGGTTTGGGGAAGGATCTGGTGCGGATGGATCTGTCCGCAAACCATTCTGACAGACTTCGTCAGATGGTTTGAAAAATTCTGGATGCCCCGTCAATCAATCCGGGGAACCGAACGTGCCTTAAGAATGGCAGGAACCTGGTTCACCATTTTTCTTTTCATCTGTCTGGTGACCCTTGATATTATCTGGTACTTTATCAGCCCATACGAATTTTCTGACCGTTTGTCATCCGGTTCGGTTTCTGTCTTTCTTGCCGGATCGCTAATCGTCACTTTTCTGGTCCTGTTTCTGGATATTGCCATTGTACGGCAGTCTTTCTGTGAATACATCTGCCCTTACGCCAAGTTACAAAGTGCCATTTTTAAGCCCACCACACTGATTATCGGCTTTGATAAAAGCCGTGAAAATGATTGCACCCAATGTACCATGTGTTCACGCGTCTGTCCGGCCGGAATTGACATCCGGGATGGATTGCAGATGGCCTGTATTGCCTGCGGGGCTTGTATTGATGCATGTGAGCCTATCATGACCAGAAAGGGAAAAGAAAACCTGGTCAGTTATCACTCGAGGGAAACCCGTCAGTCCCTGCTGCATGATAATGCCACCTTATTTGGAGCAGGTGGTGTGGTTCTGCTACTTTTGACAGGTTTTTTTGTGGTTACCCACCAAACCGTCGAATTGACGGTGACCCGAAACACCGATATGGTGGCACGGCAGGTAGGTGAAGACAGAGTGAACGGATATTGGATTTCGGCTGATAATCATGGAAAAAGCCCGGAATGGATCAGAATTTCGGTTCCGGACCAACGCTTCAGCATGATTCCTGCCATCGATTCGGTTCTGGTTCAGGCAGGGGAGCGCATCCGGTTGCCCCTGATGATCCGCAGCCGGGAAACAGATTCTGTTCAGACGGTGACCATCAGACTTCAGACCAGACTTCAGACGACAGACTTTAATCAGGGATTTACACGTGAGTAA
- a CDS encoding c-type cytochrome — MENQEKPKPESDYDDISYRNESKHKLPFSFIVLALILLAFGVYYIPQYLPGISGWTQEGEFKETMAVYEKKKAAATADTIQYDMYYGVAEAIAAGGTTYAATCSPCHGAAGEGGIGPVLNDAEWLYGGDPKPIYKSIEVGRPKGMPGYKTQFSQDDLLKLTAFVHSLSVKP; from the coding sequence ATGGAAAATCAGGAAAAACCAAAACCTGAATCCGATTACGATGATATTTCATACCGGAATGAAAGCAAGCACAAATTGCCCTTCAGCTTTATTGTACTTGCCCTGATTCTGCTGGCTTTTGGTGTTTATTACATTCCGCAGTACCTGCCGGGAATTTCCGGATGGACTCAGGAAGGTGAGTTTAAAGAGACCATGGCTGTTTATGAAAAGAAAAAAGCAGCAGCCACTGCGGATACCATTCAGTATGATATGTACTATGGTGTTGCCGAGGCAATTGCAGCAGGAGGAACCACCTACGCAGCAACTTGTTCTCCATGCCATGGCGCTGCAGGTGAAGGCGGAATCGGTCCTGTCCTGAATGATGCAGAGTGGTTGTATGGTGGTGACCCGAAACCCATCTACAAATCCATTGAAGTTGGTCGTCCGAAAGGCATGCCCGGCTACAAAACACAATTCAGCCAGGATGATTTACTCAAACTGACTGCCTTTGTGCACTCGCTGTCTGTCAAGCCCTGA
- a CDS encoding peptidylprolyl isomerase, whose amino-acid sequence MKSVSFVILAGWMVVFTACGPDQPGTPSAKEVLPDSISGSTQTQPHFRYLDDRNAVSYLLDYGKKHPGNDLILYTSMGEIRIRLYENTPVHRANFIRLIDLGFYDRTVFYRVIRGFVLQGGDSDDPARKDLKKKYGVYTLPSEFRPGLIHRPGALAATRDYDNNPEKRSSPYDFYLVHGKTVTRWDLDKIEKDNKRVFLPEERTFYETTGGAAHLDGEHTVFGQVTKGLDVINRIASVPVDPADWPLADVRIDSIRLVH is encoded by the coding sequence GTGAAATCAGTCTCCTTTGTGATTCTTGCAGGCTGGATGGTCGTTTTTACTGCCTGCGGTCCTGACCAGCCAGGAACCCCTTCGGCAAAGGAAGTCCTTCCGGATAGTATTTCCGGTTCAACTCAAACCCAGCCCCATTTCCGGTATCTGGATGACCGAAATGCGGTCAGTTATCTGCTCGATTATGGAAAAAAACATCCGGGCAATGACCTCATTCTTTATACAAGCATGGGTGAAATCAGAATCCGGTTGTATGAGAACACACCGGTTCACCGGGCCAATTTTATCCGGTTGATTGATCTCGGTTTTTACGACCGGACTGTCTTTTACCGGGTCATCCGCGGGTTTGTGCTTCAGGGAGGAGATAGTGATGATCCTGCCAGAAAAGACCTTAAAAAGAAATACGGGGTTTATACGCTGCCTTCCGAATTCCGCCCCGGTCTGATTCACCGGCCCGGAGCCCTGGCTGCCACAAGGGACTACGATAACAATCCGGAAAAGCGTTCATCTCCCTACGATTTTTATCTGGTGCATGGCAAGACGGTCACCCGGTGGGATCTGGATAAAATTGAAAAGGATAACAAGCGGGTTTTTTTACCTGAAGAACGCACTTTTTATGAAACCACCGGCGGGGCCGCCCACCTGGATGGTGAGCATACCGTGTTTGGCCAGGTAACCAAAGGTCTCGATGTGATTAACCGGATTGCATCCGTTCCGGTGGATCCGGCCGATTGGCCGCTGGCCGATGTCAGAATCGACAGCATTCGTCTTGTGCACTGA
- a CDS encoding SDR family NAD(P)-dependent oxidoreductase, whose translation MVKTILITGASGQLGLPLVQHFSSKSYRVLGTWSGQKPGLVHPMVEWVQWTAGDLSGQQKLADRLYETGDLMAWFHLAGGFWGGSTLEMTPLQQVHHMMQMNFFSASDLVPLVIPSLKNSPHASVLFIGAEAGLSPSPGYGAYGASKASLHYLADTLAREAGGKGITVNTLVPAIIDTASNRTAMPDGGFDKWIKPAEIAALIEFLISPAGSAINGSTIRLNK comes from the coding sequence ATGGTGAAGACCATTCTGATAACCGGTGCATCCGGTCAATTGGGGTTACCTCTGGTTCAACATTTTTCATCAAAATCGTACCGGGTGCTGGGAACGTGGTCCGGGCAGAAACCCGGTCTGGTTCATCCGATGGTTGAGTGGGTCCAATGGACCGCCGGAGACCTTTCCGGACAACAGAAACTTGCAGATCGATTATATGAAACAGGCGATCTGATGGCCTGGTTTCACCTGGCGGGTGGTTTCTGGGGAGGCTCCACCTTGGAAATGACACCCCTGCAACAGGTGCATCATATGATGCAGATGAATTTTTTCTCGGCCTCTGATCTGGTCCCGCTGGTCATTCCATCGCTGAAGAACAGTCCTCATGCATCGGTCCTTTTCATCGGAGCCGAAGCTGGTTTGTCTCCTTCCCCCGGTTATGGTGCCTATGGCGCCAGCAAAGCCTCTTTGCATTATCTGGCCGATACACTGGCACGTGAAGCAGGTGGCAAAGGAATTACTGTGAATACCCTTGTTCCAGCCATCATCGATACCGCATCCAACCGGACAGCAATGCCCGATGGTGGCTTTGACAAATGGATAAAACCAGCAGAAATCGCCGCGCTTATAGAGTTTCTCATCAGTCCGGCCGGCTCGGCCATCAACGGATCCACCATTCGTCTGAACAAATAA
- the ccoO gene encoding cytochrome-c oxidase, cbb3-type subunit II yields the protein MSDQSVNIVERKPLLMIVLALLVILIGSVITAFIPLFMESMEVKIDTVRPYTALELEGRDIYIREGCNNCHTQTVRPLRDEVLRYGEFSKSGEFAYDRPFLWGSKRTGPDLARIGGKYPDSWHVQHMKDPRSIVKDSNMPAYPWLETRPADAGSITARMKALQTLGVPYTDEEIAAAPAQLDGKTEMDAMVAYLQVLGTMIAKAPVETIEEPAPAPAPSDSAQVQ from the coding sequence ATGAGTGATCAATCGGTTAACATCGTCGAGCGTAAACCGCTCCTTATGATTGTACTGGCCTTACTGGTCATTCTCATTGGTAGCGTGATTACAGCCTTCATTCCGCTTTTCATGGAATCCATGGAAGTAAAAATCGATACAGTCCGGCCATACACAGCGCTCGAACTTGAAGGCCGCGATATCTACATCCGCGAAGGCTGCAACAATTGCCATACTCAAACGGTCCGTCCTTTACGGGATGAGGTGTTACGGTATGGGGAATTCTCCAAATCGGGTGAGTTTGCCTATGACAGGCCTTTCCTGTGGGGTTCCAAACGGACTGGCCCGGATCTGGCACGGATCGGAGGTAAGTATCCCGACAGCTGGCACGTTCAGCATATGAAGGATCCGCGGTCAATCGTGAAGGATTCGAACATGCCGGCGTATCCCTGGCTCGAAACCCGTCCGGCCGATGCAGGTTCTATCACCGCCCGTATGAAAGCCCTCCAAACGCTGGGTGTTCCATACACGGATGAAGAAATTGCAGCCGCTCCTGCACAACTTGATGGAAAAACGGAAATGGACGCCATGGTTGCCTATCTTCAGGTTTTGGGTACCATGATTGCCAAAGCACCCGTGGAAACCATCGAAGAACCTGCACCGGCTCCAGCCCCATCCGATTCCGCTCAGGTGCAATAA
- a CDS encoding CcoQ/FixQ family Cbb3-type cytochrome c oxidase assembly chaperone: MAYVILTVVLGLIMIGIIIYYYRNSVKESVEQPKYDILNDDEEFSNGKSGKTKT, translated from the coding sequence ATGGCATATGTAATTCTTACGGTTGTACTCGGGTTGATCATGATCGGGATCATTATTTATTATTACAGAAATTCTGTAAAAGAATCGGTCGAGCAGCCGAAGTACGATATTTTAAACGATGACGAGGAGTTTTCAAATGGAAAATCAGGAAAAACCAAAACCTGA
- a CDS encoding heavy metal translocating P-type ATPase metal-binding domain-containing protein, translating to MQKGSLFYCDHCSKLTAPRQLTTVSLQGVDRHFCCPGCEFSWKTLKNLGYDDIYNLQRKEFGLPEDRSPIELTPEEQKKLDEMTRQFVRGDGYIKLVYLKIEKIHCAACVFSSEEVVRRLPGVLDFSINPATHRARVRWDNRLVTIPTILNTISGIGYYAYPFNPTAEKPTMEAESKDLTIRLGASAFLSMNVMLISIGLYAGFFQGIDPVMKGFLQWINLVLTIPGVFYAGKPIILGAWQNIKARKPGMDFLIALGTLSAFFLSTVHTITGEGETYYDTANMLIFFILLGRYVEIKVKRMVLRESDKYDEFRVESVTRVSGSGRETVAMDQVSLGDELEFYPGDRIPVDGILMTGVSAFDESLLTGESVPVEKMKGDAVISGSRNLVSTVTIRVTGTGEGTVLSRVMELIEESQLTKSPLSRLVDRVSAVFIYIILALAALTGFYHHLAGTGISPFLTAVAVLVIACPCALAIATPMAILVGNGVALGKGLLIKSGDVLENLVKVDHIVFDKTGTLTTGVMRVAEVRRVGERPITDPVLSSLAHAETEIFHPVAKAISSWGLEQFGRYGDYSNPESVPGRGIRFQVEGLWVAAGNMSWMKEQSVLFPQDYGLDQFTGAPGSVPVFVSINGTLQFVFLVEDSIRPEAADAIRHLKKNGYRITVLSGDRKENVLGLAHSLGLDRADCLYEQSPDDKLEKIREFSRNGSRILMIGDGVNDAPALGLADVGIAMGEGNRITLDNSGVVLLNNHLHSIGRVLFLAARTQRKIRQNLFWALVYNVVMIPLAMTGVLIPIYAAAAMSASSVSVVVNSVSLRWKS from the coding sequence ATGCAGAAAGGTTCCCTTTTTTACTGTGATCACTGCTCAAAACTGACCGCCCCCAGACAACTGACCACCGTTAGTCTGCAGGGAGTGGACCGGCATTTTTGCTGCCCCGGATGTGAATTTTCATGGAAAACTTTAAAAAACCTGGGGTATGATGATATTTATAACCTCCAGAGAAAAGAGTTTGGTCTTCCAGAGGACCGTTCGCCGATTGAACTGACCCCTGAGGAGCAAAAAAAACTGGATGAAATGACCCGTCAATTTGTCCGGGGTGACGGTTACATCAAGCTGGTTTATCTTAAAATCGAGAAAATTCACTGTGCGGCCTGTGTGTTTTCCAGTGAAGAAGTGGTCAGACGGTTACCCGGTGTGCTTGATTTTTCGATCAATCCGGCCACCCACCGGGCACGTGTCCGCTGGGACAACCGGCTGGTGACCATTCCCACCATTCTGAATACCATTTCTGGCATCGGATATTACGCCTATCCTTTTAACCCGACCGCCGAAAAACCAACCATGGAAGCTGAGTCGAAGGATCTGACCATACGGTTGGGGGCTTCAGCTTTCCTTTCGATGAATGTCATGCTGATATCCATCGGTTTATATGCCGGCTTTTTCCAGGGAATCGACCCTGTGATGAAGGGATTTCTTCAGTGGATTAACCTGGTTCTGACCATCCCAGGGGTATTCTATGCAGGAAAACCCATTATTCTCGGTGCCTGGCAGAACATTAAGGCCCGAAAACCAGGCATGGATTTTCTCATTGCCTTGGGAACCCTGTCAGCGTTTTTCCTGAGTACGGTTCATACCATCACCGGGGAAGGGGAAACCTATTACGATACAGCCAACATGCTTATCTTTTTTATCCTGCTTGGAAGGTATGTAGAGATTAAAGTTAAACGGATGGTGCTGCGGGAATCGGATAAGTATGATGAATTCAGGGTGGAATCGGTCACCCGTGTTTCCGGTTCCGGGCGGGAAACGGTTGCCATGGACCAGGTAAGTCTTGGGGATGAGCTTGAATTCTATCCCGGAGACCGCATTCCAGTGGATGGCATTCTGATGACCGGGGTGTCTGCCTTCGATGAGTCACTGCTGACCGGAGAGTCGGTTCCTGTCGAAAAAATGAAGGGCGATGCGGTGATTTCGGGAAGCAGGAACCTGGTTTCGACGGTTACCATCCGGGTAACCGGAACCGGAGAGGGAACCGTTCTGAGTCGCGTGATGGAACTGATTGAGGAATCACAACTCACCAAATCCCCCCTGAGCCGGTTGGTGGACCGGGTGTCGGCAGTGTTTATTTACATAATTCTGGCTCTTGCAGCTTTGACTGGCTTCTATCACCATCTGGCCGGGACGGGAATTTCTCCTTTTCTGACGGCTGTGGCAGTGCTGGTGATTGCCTGTCCCTGTGCACTGGCCATCGCCACTCCCATGGCCATCCTGGTGGGTAATGGAGTTGCCCTGGGTAAAGGACTTCTCATCAAATCGGGAGATGTTCTTGAAAATCTGGTTAAGGTCGATCATATCGTTTTCGATAAAACTGGCACATTAACAACCGGGGTGATGCGTGTGGCTGAAGTCAGGAGGGTGGGTGAAAGACCCATCACCGATCCGGTCCTGTCCTCATTGGCTCATGCCGAAACGGAAATTTTTCACCCGGTTGCAAAAGCAATCAGTTCCTGGGGGCTCGAGCAGTTTGGCCGGTATGGTGATTACTCCAATCCTGAAAGTGTCCCGGGCCGTGGAATCCGGTTTCAGGTGGAAGGCCTGTGGGTTGCTGCTGGAAACATGAGCTGGATGAAAGAACAATCCGTTTTGTTCCCTCAGGATTACGGATTGGATCAATTTACCGGAGCTCCCGGAAGTGTACCGGTCTTTGTTTCCATCAACGGAACCCTTCAGTTTGTTTTTTTGGTGGAAGATTCCATTCGCCCCGAGGCAGCAGATGCCATTCGACATCTGAAGAAAAATGGATACAGGATCACTGTCCTTTCGGGTGACCGGAAGGAAAATGTGCTGGGCCTGGCCCATTCACTCGGACTTGACCGGGCGGACTGTCTGTATGAACAGTCGCCTGATGATAAACTCGAAAAGATCAGGGAATTCAGCCGGAATGGAAGCCGCATCCTCATGATCGGCGACGGAGTTAATGATGCTCCCGCGCTGGGATTGGCCGATGTGGGAATTGCCATGGGCGAGGGAAACCGGATCACCCTCGACAACTCGGGGGTGGTTCTTCTGAACAACCACCTTCATTCCATTGGTCGTGTGCTTTTCCTGGCTGCACGCACCCAGCGGAAAATCAGGCAAAACCTCTTCTGGGCGCTTGTTTATAACGTGGTGATGATCCCCCTTGCCATGACAGGGGTTCTGATTCCGATCTATGCGGCCGCGGCCATGTCAGCCAGCTCGGTATCGGTGGTTGTAAACTCTGTCAGCCTTCGCTGGAAATCCTGA
- a CDS encoding cbb3-type cytochrome c oxidase subunit I produces MEERYDSWPVKAFTVSMIVWGLASLLYGVLISLQMVYPQLNFSEYFTYGRIRAIHTNGSALGFGLSGIFALTYYFVPRLSKAPLFAPGIAKAMFWFYNLTIVVAVITLSLGYSSSKEYAELEWPVDIMVVLVWVMYAINMLGTIFTKTVDKMYVSLWYIIASVLGVAILYIFNNLALPAGLFKSYSLYAGVNDANMQWWYGHNIVAMIFTAPILAIFFYFLPKVTGLPLYSHRLSLVAFWSLIFLYLWTGAHHLIWTPVPDWIQTVAIAFSIMLIAPSWGSVINGYLTMNGNWEQMRTNYLTKFFIMGITFYGLQTLQGPSQAIRSISSLIHYTDWVPGHVHMGTMGWFAMTIMASFYYVIPKLYKTDLYSVRLANLHFWLVFTGQIIYSITMWIAGIMQGAMWKATNPDGSLKYTIQDSITASYPYWDLRAVGGVIFIAGFIVFAWNMYKTIQSSKENEPAGSVKTAGAI; encoded by the coding sequence ATGGAAGAACGTTATGACAGTTGGCCAGTGAAAGCGTTCACTGTGTCAATGATTGTCTGGGGTCTGGCATCCCTGTTATATGGTGTGCTGATTTCTCTCCAGATGGTCTATCCCCAATTAAATTTCAGCGAATATTTCACTTATGGAAGAATCCGGGCTATCCATACCAATGGCTCTGCACTCGGTTTTGGTCTTTCTGGAATTTTTGCGTTGACCTATTACTTTGTTCCCCGGTTAAGCAAGGCACCGCTTTTCGCACCGGGAATTGCCAAAGCCATGTTCTGGTTTTACAACCTCACCATCGTGGTGGCTGTGATTACACTCAGCCTTGGTTACAGCAGTTCCAAGGAATATGCTGAACTCGAATGGCCGGTCGACATCATGGTCGTGCTGGTTTGGGTCATGTATGCGATTAACATGCTGGGTACCATTTTTACCAAAACCGTCGATAAGATGTATGTATCACTCTGGTACATCATCGCCTCGGTACTTGGGGTGGCCATCCTGTATATTTTCAACAACCTGGCATTGCCAGCAGGTTTGTTCAAATCGTATTCACTCTACGCAGGTGTGAATGATGCCAACATGCAGTGGTGGTATGGTCATAACATCGTTGCCATGATTTTCACGGCTCCGATTCTGGCCATCTTTTTCTACTTCCTCCCGAAAGTCACGGGTCTTCCGCTTTACAGCCATCGTCTGAGCCTGGTGGCTTTCTGGTCATTGATCTTCCTGTATTTGTGGACGGGTGCCCACCACCTGATCTGGACACCGGTTCCCGATTGGATTCAGACGGTGGCCATTGCTTTTTCCATCATGCTGATTGCACCCAGTTGGGGATCGGTCATCAACGGTTATCTGACCATGAATGGAAACTGGGAACAGATGCGTACCAATTATCTGACCAAGTTTTTTATCATGGGTATCACCTTCTATGGTCTGCAGACCCTTCAGGGACCTTCTCAGGCCATCCGGTCCATTTCATCCCTGATCCATTACACCGATTGGGTTCCGGGACACGTTCACATGGGTACCATGGGATGGTTTGCTATGACCATTATGGCTTCCTTCTACTATGTGATTCCGAAATTATATAAAACCGACCTGTATTCGGTCCGGCTGGCCAATCTGCACTTCTGGCTCGTCTTTACCGGACAGATTATTTATTCCATCACCATGTGGATTGCCGGCATCATGCAGGGCGCCATGTGGAAAGCCACCAATCCGGATGGAAGTCTGAAATACACCATTCAGGACAGCATCACAGCCTCGTATCCTTATTGGGATTTACGCGCAGTGGGCGGGGTGATCTTTATTGCCGGATTTATTGTGTTTGCCTGGAACATGTATAAAACCATTCAAAGTTCTAAAGAAAACGAACCAGCAGGTTCAGTCAAGACAGCAGGTGCCATATGA
- the ccoS gene encoding cbb3-type cytochrome oxidase assembly protein CcoS: protein MTSQYALIIMSLLIALAGFGLYIWAARTGQFEDTEDTKYQVFDEDDDQQAPPPDQDTTHSQTEKK from the coding sequence ATGACTTCACAGTACGCCCTCATCATCATGTCGCTTCTGATTGCCCTGGCAGGATTTGGATTGTATATCTGGGCAGCCCGGACTGGTCAGTTCGAAGACACTGAGGATACCAAATATCAGGTTTTTGATGAGGATGATGACCAGCAGGCACCACCTCCCGATCAAGACACGACTCATTCACAAACTGAAAAAAAGTGA